The stretch of DNA TTCCAAAAGAAGTTTTGAAATACACAGGAGAATTTGGCCATAAATCTTCATTTACACTCTCAAGAATTATCTTCCCGTCCCGAGTTGGCTTAACCTGGCGGTATGGTCTGCAGTTATCAATATAAAAAGGAATTTGTACATTTAGGAGAGAAACATCTGGTCCTGCTTTCCAAAAATTCTGCGATGGAATAAGCCCAAGATCCTTAATACCAAAAAGTTCTTGTAAAGCGGGTATTTTTCTATGTTCACCTGTCTGGTTGTAATGACCTGTTTCAAATGTAGCAATAAGTCCACCACCTTCTTTTACAAACTGCGTTATATTATCAGTTTGTACATCACTCATACAGGCAGTATTGGGAAGAATAATAAGGTCATATTTTTTGAGAACTGATATATCTTCAATATCATCATCAAGAATTACATCAAAAAGGATGTTATTTTTAAAGAGTTGTTGACACCACCCTGCATATTCGTTGGTAAAAGATTCTCCACTCGCGGCTTGATAGTTCATCATTGTATTTCGGGAGAAAAACACCGCAACTCTTGCACAAGAAACAGGATGTATATAAAGTTTTGGATGTTGTTGCTGGAAAACATTACCCTGTTTTGAAAGTAATGCTTCTTTATGAGCATTAAAATCGATAGAACTACCTGAACCACCTGAAAGCCAGAGATTCTGACCCAGAATTTTTGATAAAGCCCAGTGGAAATATCCCTGTGACTGATTTGCACTATAAAAAAGTGCCATAGCAGGAATACGGTAGCGTGCAGCAAGAGCAGATTTGTGTTTGAGTTCATGCACTGTCCACGCCCAGCAACTTAGTTGTTCTTCTGAGTGACAGATTTCAGTAAAAACGGTGTTGAAACAGGGTGCAGCACCCTCAAGGTCGTATCCAGTTCCTACAACACCAAATACAGATGTAGAGGCAGAGCAATAGTTTGGTCTAGCCATAATATACCCAAGTTTCTGGAAATGTTCATTGACTCTATGGTGATGAGCAATATGTGAGTTTGAGCGGAAGCGGATAAATGCGCGAAAAGCAGGGTTGTCAAAATTGAAGAAAAATGACCTGTCTTCTGTGTCTTTCTCCGGTATTTCATAGCCGTGCTGTTCTGTAAAAAGTTTTCTACACCAGTAGCAACCACAAGAATAAATACAAGGCATGAATTGAATATCATCTGTCATAATACCATCTATACCAGTGCGGTATAAATCTTCAAGATACCTGAAATAAATTCTTTGATAATCAGGGTTATTGAAACAGAAAATATGTCCATGGTAATAACTCCAACTTGGTTCTCCAGTTCTAATATCCACCTGATACATAGAAGAAAATGGAATATTATCTATC from bacterium encodes:
- a CDS encoding beta-galactosidase trimerization domain-containing protein, with amino-acid sequence MNKNVYFPKELEWMWNARYSSWLFTYDQVFNYSVNDFEKKAKALHNGGINTVIIAGFHFRWDWYYLWPELTQALVRIVNACHKYGIRVIEHHSSVLKSFYPNKEELEIYKKKFDLNRYPWFSQHIKDVTCDPVIDNIPFSSMYQVDIRTGEPSWSYYHGHIFCFNNPDYQRIYFRYLEDLYRTGIDGIMTDDIQFMPCIYSCGCYWCRKLFTEQHGYEIPEKDTEDRSFFFNFDNPAFRAFIRFRSNSHIAHHHRVNEHFQKLGYIMARPNYCSASTSVFGVVGTGYDLEGAAPCFNTVFTEICHSEEQLSCWAWTVHELKHKSALAARYRIPAMALFYSANQSQGYFHWALSKILGQNLWLSGGSGSSIDFNAHKEALLSKQGNVFQQQHPKLYIHPVSCARVAVFFSRNTMMNYQAASGESFTNEYAGWCQQLFKNNILFDVILDDDIEDISVLKKYDLIILPNTACMSDVQTDNITQFVKEGGGLIATFETGHYNQTGEHRKIPALQELFGIKDLGLIPSQNFWKAGPDVSLLNVQIPFYIDNCRPYRQVKPTRDGKIILESVNEDLWPNSPVYFKTSFGRGNITYFSGYIGSQSFMPFGHAISTEKDRNDRSTKYLALKKASDPCLAQILVQSVRNMLGEKQQLLIEGAPEGILAGLYQHGEEYVLHLLNASKTLRRQGETFGGNGKWNAKPCGEIHITLRFCPCRTATLFSPDFEGSYQVPVKISEDTLNLTIKAGLLQKYSVINLK